The Salipiger sp. H15 genome includes a window with the following:
- a CDS encoding LysR family transcriptional regulator: protein MISRNLRHLRVFLAVLDLRSLTLASARSHVSQPAVTQALGKLEDQAGGRLFERTGQGVFATERGEMLGARVTRAFSRLDPALAALSPRLCLTASSAQLSALIAVVDTENFTLAARNLGHAQPTVHRAITQLETEAGQKLFERRRNGLVPSRAAATLAQAARLAFAELEQAEADLAEIDGREVGQLVIGALPLARSVLLPQAVAEFRARRPYQPIRIVDGLYDDLLAGLRRGDIDLILGALRDPAPIGDVVQERLFDDRLAVLARRGHPLTEARGLTAEDLAGHAWVVPREGTPSRTHFDAFFAGRPGGGPKSVIEAGSILFMRELLGRGDFLGCISEAQSVAEVANGLLQRIDVDVDWPSRPIGLTLRSDWMPTGAQKLLLERLRSAAREYHIL, encoded by the coding sequence ATGATCTCGCGCAATCTTCGCCACCTGCGGGTGTTCCTCGCGGTGCTCGACCTGCGGTCGCTGACGCTCGCCTCGGCGCGTTCGCATGTCTCGCAGCCTGCGGTCACGCAGGCGCTCGGCAAGCTGGAGGATCAGGCCGGCGGTCGGCTCTTCGAGCGCACGGGGCAGGGGGTCTTCGCCACCGAGCGCGGCGAGATGCTCGGCGCGCGGGTCACCCGGGCCTTCTCGCGGCTCGACCCGGCGCTGGCGGCGCTGTCGCCGCGGCTCTGCCTCACCGCCTCGAGCGCGCAGCTCTCGGCGCTGATCGCGGTGGTGGACACCGAGAACTTCACCCTCGCCGCGCGCAACCTCGGCCATGCCCAGCCGACGGTGCACCGCGCGATCACCCAGCTCGAGACCGAAGCGGGGCAGAAGCTGTTCGAGCGGCGGCGCAACGGGCTGGTGCCGAGCCGGGCCGCCGCGACGCTTGCGCAGGCCGCGCGGCTTGCCTTTGCCGAACTCGAGCAGGCCGAGGCGGATCTTGCCGAGATCGACGGGCGCGAGGTCGGCCAGCTGGTCATCGGCGCGCTGCCGCTGGCGCGCTCGGTGCTGCTGCCGCAGGCGGTGGCCGAGTTCCGCGCCCGCCGCCCCTACCAGCCGATCCGCATCGTCGACGGGCTCTACGACGATCTTCTCGCCGGGCTGCGGCGCGGCGACATCGACCTGATCCTCGGGGCGCTGCGCGATCCCGCGCCGATCGGCGACGTGGTGCAGGAGCGGCTGTTCGACGACCGGCTCGCGGTGCTGGCGCGGCGCGGCCACCCGCTGACCGAGGCGCGTGGCCTGACGGCCGAGGACCTCGCCGGTCACGCCTGGGTCGTGCCGCGCGAGGGCACGCCGTCGCGGACGCATTTCGACGCCTTCTTCGCCGGCCGTCCCGGTGGCGGGCCGAAAAGCGTCATCGAGGCGGGGTCGATCCTCTTCATGCGCGAGCTGCTCGGGCGCGGCGATTTCCTCGGCTGCATCTCCGAGGCGCAGTCTGTAGCCGAAGTCGCCAACGGCCTGCTGCAAAGGATTGATGTCGACGTGGACTGGCCGAGCCGCCCCATCGGCTTGACGCTACGCTCTGACTGGATGCCCACGGGGGCGCAGAAACTGCTGCTGGAACGGCTCCGCTCGGCCGCGCGAGAGTACCATATCCTATAG
- a CDS encoding gluconate 2-dehydrogenase subunit 3 family protein gives MTDLPGYPSRRSFLKATAAGAALSGLALPASAQQKPQPVPLDEYQREYLNADEWAFIMAATARLIPSEGEGPGAIEARVPVFIDRQLASDYGTADDWYMEGPHDPAAEPARGWQTPLNPAEIYRQGIPAFNAWCEETHGAVFAELSAEQQDAALTSLQKGDVALAPELSEFWGILLGNTKEGYFADPQYGGNHGMQSWVYIGFPGARAAYREWPERHNVKYPLGPVSISGERA, from the coding sequence ATGACCGATCTTCCCGGATACCCGAGCCGCCGGAGCTTCCTGAAAGCCACCGCCGCCGGGGCCGCTCTTTCCGGGCTCGCACTGCCTGCCTCCGCGCAGCAGAAGCCGCAGCCCGTTCCGCTCGACGAGTACCAGCGCGAATACCTGAATGCCGACGAATGGGCGTTCATCATGGCCGCGACCGCGCGGCTGATCCCCTCCGAAGGCGAGGGCCCCGGCGCCATCGAGGCGCGCGTGCCCGTGTTCATCGACCGCCAGCTCGCCAGCGACTACGGCACCGCCGACGACTGGTACATGGAAGGTCCGCACGACCCCGCCGCCGAGCCCGCGCGCGGCTGGCAGACGCCGCTGAACCCGGCCGAGATCTACCGGCAGGGCATTCCCGCCTTCAACGCCTGGTGCGAAGAGACCCATGGCGCGGTCTTCGCCGAGCTCTCGGCCGAGCAGCAGGACGCCGCCCTCACCTCGCTGCAGAAGGGTGACGTCGCGCTGGCTCCCGAGCTTTCCGAGTTCTGGGGCATCCTGCTCGGCAACACCAAGGAAGGCTACTTCGCCGACCCACAATACGGCGGCAACCACGGCATGCAGTCCTGGGTCTACATCGGCTTCCCCGGCGCCCGCGCGGCCTACCGGGAATGGCCCGAGCGCCACAACGTGAAATACCCGCTGGGTCCGGTCTCGATCAGCGGCGAAAGGGCATAA
- a CDS encoding GMC family oxidoreductase translates to MARQEKKKDVVIVGLGWTGSIAGIELAQEGLDIVALERGHDQDTVPNFEYPQQIDELKYGVRLKMMQKPSQQTLTVRRNDGETALPYRSLGSFLPGNGVGGAGTHWNGLNWRPQPAELKLRSHVRDNWGEEIIPEGMNLRDYPVSYDELEPFFTRFEKVAGISGYAGNLNGEIREGGNPFEGPRSEDYPMPPLPTTYDASKFRDACTAMGYHPFEAPAGIASTAYVNPYGMQMGPCNFCGFCERFGCYQYSKASPQTAILGALKRMPNFEYRTRSEVLRVELAADGKTATGVTYWDEEAGEEVFQPADIVILSSYQLNNVHLMLLSGLGEAYNPLTGEGTLGKNYAYQMNGGITMFFKEDNFNPFVGHGANGICIDDFSVAQNDFGAEGFIGGAYWRAGTFNGQPIRSMPLPKGTPSWGAGWKQGIGEWYGHAMSIGSHGSHMSYANNHLDLDPTYTDRHGRPLMRMTFNWQENDLKMNQFMKRKMEPVAASMNPDLMQPGFKDVGAMYDVRPYQTTHNTGGHIMAENAREGAVNRYSQTFKAHNVFAMGAGNFVQNTQYNPTGLVGGLAYHTVHAIRTQYLSNPRPLV, encoded by the coding sequence ATGGCACGTCAGGAAAAGAAGAAGGACGTGGTCATCGTCGGCCTCGGCTGGACCGGCTCGATCGCAGGGATCGAACTGGCGCAGGAAGGCCTCGACATCGTCGCGCTCGAGCGCGGCCATGACCAGGACACCGTCCCGAATTTCGAATACCCGCAGCAGATCGACGAGCTGAAATACGGCGTGCGTCTGAAGATGATGCAGAAGCCGTCGCAGCAGACGCTCACCGTGCGCCGCAACGACGGCGAGACCGCGCTGCCCTACCGCTCGCTCGGCTCCTTCCTGCCCGGCAACGGCGTCGGCGGCGCCGGCACGCACTGGAACGGCCTCAACTGGCGGCCGCAGCCGGCCGAGCTGAAGCTGCGCAGCCACGTGCGCGACAACTGGGGCGAGGAGATCATTCCCGAGGGGATGAACCTGCGCGACTACCCGGTCAGCTACGACGAGCTCGAGCCCTTCTTCACCCGTTTCGAGAAGGTCGCGGGGATCTCGGGCTACGCCGGCAACCTCAACGGCGAGATCCGCGAAGGCGGCAACCCGTTCGAGGGGCCGCGTTCGGAAGACTACCCGATGCCGCCGCTGCCGACGACCTATGACGCGTCGAAGTTCCGCGACGCCTGCACCGCCATGGGCTACCACCCGTTCGAGGCCCCCGCGGGCATCGCCTCGACCGCCTACGTGAACCCCTACGGCATGCAGATGGGCCCGTGCAACTTCTGCGGCTTCTGCGAGCGCTTCGGCTGCTACCAGTATTCCAAGGCCTCGCCGCAGACGGCGATCCTCGGCGCGCTGAAGCGGATGCCGAACTTCGAGTACCGCACCCGCTCGGAGGTGCTGCGGGTGGAACTGGCCGCCGACGGCAAGACCGCGACCGGCGTCACCTACTGGGACGAGGAAGCCGGCGAGGAGGTGTTCCAGCCCGCCGACATCGTGATCCTGTCGAGCTACCAGCTCAACAACGTGCACCTGATGCTGCTCTCGGGTCTCGGCGAGGCCTACAACCCGCTGACGGGCGAGGGCACGCTGGGCAAGAACTACGCCTACCAGATGAACGGCGGCATCACGATGTTCTTCAAGGAGGACAACTTCAACCCGTTCGTCGGCCACGGCGCCAACGGCATCTGCATCGACGATTTCTCGGTCGCGCAGAACGACTTCGGCGCCGAGGGCTTCATCGGCGGCGCCTATTGGCGCGCGGGCACCTTCAACGGCCAGCCGATCCGCAGCATGCCGCTGCCGAAGGGCACGCCGAGCTGGGGCGCGGGCTGGAAGCAGGGCATCGGCGAATGGTACGGCCATGCCATGTCGATCGGCTCGCATGGCTCGCACATGTCCTATGCGAACAACCACCTCGACCTTGACCCGACCTACACCGACCGCCACGGCCGGCCGCTCATGCGCATGACGTTCAACTGGCAGGAAAACGACCTGAAGATGAACCAGTTCATGAAGCGCAAGATGGAGCCGGTCGCCGCCTCGATGAACCCCGACCTCATGCAGCCGGGCTTCAAGGACGTGGGCGCGATGTACGACGTGCGACCCTACCAGACGACGCACAACACCGGCGGGCACATCATGGCCGAGAACGCCCGCGAGGGCGCGGTCAACCGCTACTCGCAGACCTTCAAGGCGCACAACGTCTTCGCCATGGGCGCGGGCAACTTCGTGCAGAACACCCAGTACAACCCGACCGGGCTTGTCGGCGGTCTGGCCTATCACACGGTGCACGCGATCCGCACGCAGTACCTCTCGAACCCCCGTCCGCTGGTCTGA
- a CDS encoding TRAP transporter substrate-binding protein has protein sequence MRFTTFATAAALAVVAGSALAADMKFANFMPPTHPYVAGAFQPFADMVAEKSKGELTVTLYNGGELGPGPVEQYSRVVDGVAEFAISLPGYTASNFPLTLIAELPDVIEEDTGTEKLWEHIDLFQSEYRRVQLVSLWSSAENVLYMRDTPVDSPDDLAGKKIRVPSRNTGKLVEAWGATPVSMPVNEIYNAMQTGVIDGAMIDATATRAFKLGEVANYLTLGMETTNSPFFIVMNRDAWQGLSEDEQAAVKDAGREASVLGNKVQLTVAADGIEAFRAMDGKQVIELTPEQAAPFNEAALKVTDEVVAETGGEAQAIVDALAD, from the coding sequence ATGCGTTTCACCACTTTCGCCACCGCCGCGGCCCTTGCCGTCGTCGCCGGTTCCGCACTCGCCGCCGACATGAAGTTCGCCAATTTCATGCCGCCGACCCACCCCTATGTCGCGGGCGCGTTCCAGCCCTTCGCCGACATGGTGGCCGAGAAATCGAAGGGCGAGCTGACCGTCACGCTCTACAACGGCGGCGAACTTGGGCCGGGCCCGGTCGAGCAGTACAGCCGTGTCGTCGATGGCGTCGCAGAGTTCGCCATCTCGCTGCCGGGCTACACCGCCTCGAACTTCCCGCTGACGTTGATCGCCGAGCTGCCCGACGTGATCGAGGAAGACACCGGCACCGAGAAGCTGTGGGAGCACATCGACCTCTTCCAATCCGAGTACCGCCGCGTGCAGCTGGTCTCGCTGTGGTCGAGCGCCGAGAACGTGCTCTACATGCGCGACACGCCCGTGGACTCGCCCGATGACCTCGCCGGCAAGAAGATCCGCGTGCCCTCGCGCAACACCGGCAAGCTGGTCGAGGCCTGGGGCGCGACCCCGGTGTCGATGCCGGTGAACGAGATCTACAACGCCATGCAGACCGGCGTGATCGACGGCGCGATGATTGACGCGACCGCCACCCGCGCCTTCAAGCTGGGCGAGGTGGCCAATTACCTGACGCTGGGCATGGAAACCACCAACTCGCCGTTCTTCATCGTGATGAACCGCGACGCATGGCAGGGCCTTTCCGAGGACGAGCAGGCCGCCGTCAAGGACGCGGGCCGCGAGGCGTCGGTGCTGGGCAACAAGGTGCAGCTGACCGTGGCCGCCGACGGCATCGAGGCCTTCCGCGCCATGGACGGCAAGCAGGTGATCGAACTGACCCCCGAGCAGGCGGCGCCGTTCAACGAGGCGGCGCTGAAGGTCACCGACGAGGTCGTCGCGGAAACCGGCGGCGAGGCGCAGGCCATCGTCGACGCGCTCGCCGACTGA
- a CDS encoding ATP-dependent helicase: MTQAQTQAPQADPLAALNENQRAAATFGISPGDTTPPPPLLVIAGAGSGKTSTLAHRVAHLLMNGADPQRILLMTFSRRAATELTRRVEAITTRAMGTGVVAEALSWAGTFHAIGARLLREHALAIGLNPEFSIHDREDSADLMNLCRNGLGLSQTEKRFPAKGTCLAIYSRAVNAGEPLDEVLRDHFPWCAMWEAELKKLFGAYVRAKQEQNVLDYDDLLLAWAQVMSDAEFAAHIGSGWDHVLIDEYQDTNRLQARILMALKPDGRGLTVVGDDAQSIYAFRAATVRNILDFPAAFAPPADVITLDRNYRSTAPILEAANAVIGQARERFTKNLWTTRASAEKPRLVTVSTEADQARYMVDRILEDREIGTSLKQQAVLFRTSSHSAQIEAELTRRNVPYVKFGGLKFLDSAHVKDLLSVLRLARNPRDRVAGFRVLQLIPGIGPKSAANILDALDLSPDPAAALADVAPPAKAEADWPGFVAAMTTRAPWPAAIGLARAWYEPHLTRIHEDADTRRDDLLQLEQIALGYPSAEAFLTELTLDPPDATSDRSGVPLKDEDYLILSTIHSAKGQEWKSVYLLNAVDGCIPSDLGTGSTPELEEERRLLYVAMTRAKDRLTLGLPLRFYVTQQTRGGDRHVYATRTRFISREMLEHFENTHWSPAPQGGATAPAPGRIDISAKMREMWG; this comes from the coding sequence ATGACACAGGCACAGACACAGGCACCGCAGGCCGACCCCCTCGCGGCGCTGAACGAGAACCAGCGCGCCGCCGCGACCTTCGGCATCAGCCCCGGCGACACCACGCCGCCGCCGCCGCTGCTGGTCATCGCGGGGGCGGGCTCGGGCAAGACCAGCACGCTCGCCCACCGTGTCGCGCACCTGCTGATGAACGGCGCCGATCCGCAGCGGATCCTGCTGATGACCTTCTCGCGCCGCGCCGCGACCGAGCTCACCCGCCGGGTCGAGGCGATCACCACCCGCGCCATGGGCACCGGCGTCGTCGCCGAGGCGCTGAGCTGGGCGGGCACCTTCCACGCCATCGGCGCGCGGCTCCTGCGCGAGCACGCGCTGGCGATCGGGCTGAACCCCGAGTTCTCGATCCACGACCGCGAGGACAGCGCTGACCTGATGAACCTCTGCCGCAACGGGCTGGGCCTCTCGCAGACCGAGAAGCGCTTTCCCGCCAAGGGCACCTGCCTTGCGATCTATTCCCGCGCGGTGAACGCGGGCGAGCCGCTCGACGAGGTGCTGCGCGACCATTTCCCCTGGTGCGCCATGTGGGAGGCGGAGCTGAAGAAGCTCTTCGGCGCCTATGTCCGCGCCAAGCAGGAGCAGAACGTGCTCGACTACGACGACCTGCTGCTGGCCTGGGCGCAGGTCATGTCGGATGCCGAGTTCGCTGCCCATATCGGCAGCGGCTGGGATCACGTGCTGATCGACGAGTACCAGGACACCAACCGGCTGCAGGCACGCATCCTCATGGCGTTGAAGCCCGACGGGCGGGGGCTGACGGTGGTCGGCGACGACGCGCAGTCGATCTACGCCTTCCGCGCCGCCACGGTGCGCAACATCCTCGACTTCCCCGCCGCCTTCGCGCCGCCCGCCGATGTCATCACGCTCGACCGCAACTACCGCTCGACCGCGCCCATCCTCGAGGCCGCCAACGCGGTGATCGGCCAGGCGCGCGAGCGCTTCACCAAGAACCTCTGGACCACCCGCGCCTCGGCCGAGAAGCCGCGCCTCGTGACCGTCAGCACCGAGGCCGACCAGGCGCGCTACATGGTGGACCGCATCCTCGAGGACCGCGAGATCGGCACCTCGCTCAAGCAGCAGGCGGTGCTTTTCCGCACTTCGAGCCACTCGGCGCAGATCGAGGCCGAGCTGACCCGCCGCAACGTGCCCTACGTGAAATTCGGCGGGCTGAAGTTCCTCGACAGCGCCCATGTGAAGGACCTGCTGTCGGTGCTGCGCCTCGCGCGCAACCCGCGCGACCGGGTGGCGGGCTTCCGGGTGCTGCAGCTCATTCCCGGCATCGGGCCGAAGTCGGCGGCCAACATCCTCGATGCGCTCGACCTCTCGCCCGATCCCGCCGCCGCGCTGGCCGACGTGGCACCCCCGGCCAAGGCCGAGGCCGACTGGCCCGGCTTCGTCGCCGCGATGACCACCCGCGCCCCATGGCCCGCCGCCATCGGCCTTGCGCGGGCCTGGTACGAGCCGCACCTCACGCGCATCCACGAGGATGCCGACACCCGCCGCGACGACCTGCTGCAGCTCGAACAGATCGCGCTTGGCTACCCCTCGGCCGAGGCTTTCCTGACCGAGCTGACCCTCGATCCGCCCGATGCCACCTCGGACCGGTCCGGCGTGCCGCTGAAGGACGAGGATTACCTGATCCTCTCGACCATCCACTCGGCCAAGGGGCAGGAGTGGAAATCGGTCTACCTGCTCAACGCCGTCGACGGCTGCATCCCCTCGGACCTCGGCACCGGCTCGACGCCCGAGCTCGAGGAGGAGCGGCGGCTGCTCTACGTCGCGATGACCCGCGCCAAGGACCGGCTGACGCTGGGCCTGCCGCTGCGCTTCTACGTCACCCAGCAGACGCGCGGCGGCGACCGGCACGTCTATGCCACCCGCACGCGCTTCATCTCGCGCGAGATGCTCGAGCATTTCGAGAACACCCACTGGTCGCCCGCTCCGCAGGGCGGTGCCACCGCGCCGGCGCCCGGCAGGATCGATATCTCAGCCAAGATGCGCGAGATGTGGGGCTGA